In Labilibaculum sp. DW002, the genomic window CCAAGTTATTCGATTTCATATAATTGTTTTATTAGAGCGAGACAAATTGATTTGCTGGTGTTTTCTAATTGTACAGAATTATGAACTTGTCAACGCTTATGATGATTTAGCATTAGTTAGCGATAGTTTTAATTTGTTTCCTTCCTAGTATTAAGAATAATAAAACTCCCATTACCGGTGCAAATATGATTGTAATTACCCATGCAATTTTATCCTGTGGATTTTTAAATTCATTCTTCATCGTTAGGTAAAGACATATCATTCCACCAATAAAATATAGAATAATTCCTCCCAAGAGTAGTATAGGATATGCATAAAAGAATAGACTATTCGATCCTGACATATGACTAGTATATGTTATGATCACATTATTCTTATTAGCAATATTTATAATTGTACTTGCAAATACATTAAAACTTCCTATTTGCATTTTTCGCTTAGGCTTATTGACTTCCTCTTTAAAAACTATTAGAGCCTCTTTCCTATCCACTACATCAATCTGCTTTA contains:
- a CDS encoding PLDc N-terminal domain-containing protein translates to MKTKILIFVSIIFAGFISSCNKTIETIQKQELINLIETDQVKQIDVVDRKEALIVFKEEVNKPKRKMQIGSFNVFASTIINIANKNNVIITYTSHMSGSNSLFFYAYPILLLGGIILYFIGGMICLYLTMKNEFKNPQDKIAWVITIIFAPVMGVLLFLILGRKQIKTIAN